From the Brachybacterium sillae genome, the window CGATGCCGTCGGCGGGGGCGGTGGGAAGGTCCTTGCAGGAGTGGACGATGAGGTCGACCTCCCCGTCCAGCAGCGCCTGCCGCACCGCGGTGACGAACACGCCGGTGCCGCCGATGCGGGTGAGGGGACTGGTGCGGTCCACGTCCCCGTGGGAGTGGACGTGCACCAGCTCCAGGTCGCCGTCGCCGTCGACGACCGCCGCCCCGACCGTGCCCGACTGGGCGAGGGCGAGGGCGGAGGCCCGGGTGCCGAGCCGCAGGCGGCGGGTCATCGGGGCGAGTCCACAGCGCTGGTCGTCGGGCGGGCCATCCGGCCGACGCAGCACTCGGGACCGCACACGTCGGGAGTCATGCCGAAGTCGGTGACGGCGCGGCGCGGGAACGACGGGTCCAGGCGCTCCTGGATCAGGTCGGCGAGGGCCGCGACGAAGCGGGGATCGCTGCCGGAGGTCGGCACCCGGCGGAAGCCGATGCCCTGCTCGGCGGCGGTCTCCTTCGCCTCGGTGTCGAGGTCCCACACCACCTCGACGTGGTCGGTGACGAAACCGATCGGCACCACCACGACGGCATCGGCGGTGCCGTCCCCGGCGAGCTGCTCGATCACGTCGTTGACGTCGGGCTCGGTCCACGGCACGTGCGGCGCACCGGAGCGGGACTGGTACACCAGCTGCCACGGCGGCATGTCCTCCCCGATCTGCTCGGCGACGTACCGGCAGGCCGCGAGGTGCTGCTCGACGTACCAGCCGCCGCTGCCCGCGCGCCGGGTCTCCGCGGGGCCGGAGGCCTCGGCCATGGCGGTGGGGATGGAGTGCGTGGAGAACAGCACGTGGAGGCGCTCATGGCCCTCGGCGCGCAGGTCCTGCACGGCGGCGCGGGTGCCGTCGACCACCGGGTCGAGGAACCCGGGGTGGTTGAAGTACACCCGGACCTTGTCGATGGCGAGGTCCAGCCCGGTCTCCTCCAGTGCCATGCCGAAGTCCTCCCGGTACTGGCGGCAGCTGGAGTACGAGGAGTACGCACTGGTGACCAGGCCCAGCACGGCGCGCTTCCCGTCGGCGTGCATCTGCCGCACGGTGTCGGTGACGAACGGCGCCCAGTTGCGGTTGCCGAAGTACACGGGCAGGTCGAGACCCCGGGAGGCGAGCTCCGCCTCCAGGGCGGCGATCAGGGCACGGTTCTGCGCCGTGATGGGGGAGACGCCGCCGAGGGCGCGGTAGTGCCCGGCGACCTCCTCCAGGCGCTCGTCGGGGATCCCGCGGCCGCGGGTGACGTTGCGCAGGAACGGGATGACGTCGTCCTGGCCCTCGGGCCCGCCGAAGGACGCCAGCAGCACGGCGTCGTAGTCGCGCGGGGTGCCGCGGCGGCAGTGGGTCTCGCTGTCCTTCGGGACGGCGAGGGGCGCGGGAAGATCACTCATGGGGGTCTCCTTCCGGGGTCAGACCAGGAGGGCGGCGACGTCGTCGAGGGTGTCGAGGCGACGGCCGACGTGGAAGGGCAGCTCGTCGCGCACGTGACGGCGGGCCTGGGAGTAGCGCAGGTGGCGCATCATGTCGACGAGGTCGTGCAGCTCCTCCGCCTCGAAGGACAGCAGCCACTCGTAGTCACCGAGCGCGAAGGCCGCCACCGTGTTGGCGTTGACCTGCGGGTAGTCGCGGCCGAGCATCCCGTGCTCGCGCAGCATCTCCCGGCGCTCCTCCTCCGGCAGCAGGTACCACTCGTAGGAGCGGACGAAGGGGTAGACGGTGATCCACCGCTCCCGGGTGCGCTTGGTGTCCATGAAGCTGGGGATGTGGGAGGCGGTGAACTCGGCCTGGCGGTGCACCCCGGCGGCGGCCCATTCCCGGGTCAGCCAGGTGCCGGGCAGGGAGTTCTCGAACTCCCGCAGGGCTCCCTGCAGCGCCTCCGGCTTCTCCGCCACCAGCCACAGCATGAGGTCGTCCTCGGCGCGGAAGGCGGAGGCGTCGTAGAAGCCCAGCACCTCGGCGCCCTCCGCCTCCATCAGCGAGACGGTGTCGGCGAGGGCCGCGGAGACCTGCTCGGCGGTGACGTCACCGTCGTCGCCGAGGCCGGAGATCCGCCGGAAGACGGTGTAGGAGGTGTAGCGGATGATCTCACTCATCGGGGGTGTCCTTCCTGGTGGGCAGGGTGTGCGGGGTGGGGGTGCCGCGGCGCTGCGCGGCGGTGACGATCGCGGCCAGGCCCGGACCGGCGCGCCAGGAGCCGACCAGCTCCAACCGCGGCTCGTCCTCGAGGGCCGCATCCAGGTCCGTGAGGGACTGCCGGTGTCCGCGGCGCGGCGGCCGCATGGCCTCCGGCCAGGTGATGATGCGGGCGTCCCGCAGCTGCGCACGGGTCAGTGGAACCTGCAGGATCGCGGAGGCGTCGGCGAGGGCGAGATCGACCAGGCCGTCCTCGGCGGGCAGCTCCTCCCCGGGCCGCCCGTACGACAGCCGCACCACGTGGCCGTGGGGGCCGACGGCGCGCTGCGCGGCCTGCTGCACGTGCTCCCATTTGGCACTGGCGTGGGTGAGGGCCTTGGCGCGGATACCGGGGGTGTGCGGGGCGACGAGCGCGCCGGTGCCGCTGGGGAAGTCGTCGAGCGCCGGGGCGTCCAGCAGCAGCGCCACCAGGCGGACCGGAGCGGCCGGGGTCTCGGGGATCGCGGCCGCGAGCCGCGGCGCGGCCTGCGCGAGCAGCACCCGGGAGGCGGCGGGGGAGAGCGCCAGCACCAGGTGATCGGCGCGGTGAGTCTCACCGTCCTCCGCCGCGACGGCCCAGTCGCCGTCGGCCCCCCGCTGCACCGCGGTGACGCGCCGGCCGGTGCGCACATCGAGGTCCCGGGAGAGGGCCGCGGGCAGCTCCGCCATGGTGGGGGTGATCGCCCGCACCGCCGTCCCGGCGCTCGCCTCGCCCGGGCGACCGGAGCGGCCCCCGGTGCGCAGGGCCCGGACGGCGGCGGCGAGGCTGCCGTGCTCCCGCAACGCGGGCAGCAGGGCGGGGGCGACCGCCTCCAGGTCCAGGGTGGCGGGGTCGGCACTGTGTACCCCGCCGACCAACGGCGCCACCAGGCGATCGGCGACGGCGCGGCCCATCCTGCGGCGCACCAGCTGCTGCACCGTCACACCCGGCCGGTCGCCGATCCGGGCGGGCAGCACGGCATCGAGCCGGGCCCGCCAGGTGCCGCGGCGCCCGAGCACCGCCCGCACCGCGGGATCGGACAGGTCCCCGGGGATGCCGAGCACCCCACCGCCCGGTGCCACATGCACCCCGTCGGCGGACACCAGACGGCTGGACAGGCCGCTGCGGGGCGCGGCCGTGGGCAACCGGAGCTCGGTGGCGAGGCGTTCCACGGCGCCGCCGGCCACGGAGAAGGCCTCCGCCCCGGCGTTCACGGGCAGACCGCCGAGCTCGACCGCGGCGACCGCACCTCCCGGCGCGTCCTCCGCCTCGAGCACCACCACCTCGTGCCCCGCCGCCGCGTGCTGCCGGGCGGCGAGCAGCCCGGTGATGCCTCCGCCGACGACCACCACTCTCACGGGCGCGTCCCCTCCTCGGTCACGCCCTCATGGATCATCGCCACGAGGTCGGTGAGCACCTGCGGGTCGGTCTCCGGCGGCACCCCGTGGCCGAGGTTCACCACGTGCCCGGCGGCGCCCCGGCCGCGACGCAGCACGTCCTGCACCTCGGCCCGGCGGGTCGCCTCGTCGGTGAACAGCACGGCCGGGTCGATGTTGCCCTGCACCGCGGTGCCGGCCGGCAGACGCCGCACGGCCTCATCCAGCGGCAATCGGTGGTCGACACCCATGGCGGTGGCGCCGGCGGCGTGCATGTCCTCCAGCAGGTGACCGGCGCCGACGCCGAAGTGGATCCGCGGCACCGGAAGGTCGGCGACGTGCGCGAGGGTCGCGGCGGAGTGCTGCTGCACATGCGTCCGGTAGGTCGCGGAGGACAGCGACCCGACCCACGAGTCGAACAGCTGCACCGCCCGGGCTCCCGAGAGCACCTGGGCGTGCAGGAAGCGGCCGGAGACCTCCGCCACCCAGGAGGCGAGTCGGTCCCACAGGTCGGGACGGGAGCGCATCAGGGCACGGGTGCGCAGGTGGTCGCGGCTGGGCCCGCCCTCGACCATGTAGCTCGCCACGGTGAACGGCGCCCCGGCGAAACCGATCAGCGGGGTGGTGCCGAGTTCCGCGATGCTGCGCCGCACGGCCTCCCGGATCGGCTCCAGCGCCGCCTCGAAGTCCTCGCCGAGCACCGGCAGGGCGTCGATGTCGGCCTCGGTGCGCACCGGGTGGGCGAAGACGGGGCCGCGGCCCGGCTGGATCTCCACCTGCAGCCCGGCGAGCATCACCGGCACGACGATGTCGGAGAAGAAGATCCCCGCATCGACGCGGTGGCGGCGCACCGGCTGGACCGTGATCTCCGCCACCAGATCGGGACGCACGCAGCTGTCGAGCATGCCGATGCCCTCGCGGACCTTCCGGTACTCGGGCAGGGATCGGCCGGCCTGGCGCATGAACCAGACCGACGGCGGGGCGTCCACCGCGTGCCCCAGCAGCCGCTCGACCAGCGGGTCCGCTGCGGGGTCCACCCCCGTCGCGGAAGCTGACGCGGCGTCACCAAAAAGGGCCTCTGACGTGCCGTTCCGTTCCATCGCTCACCATTGTGCACGCTCCGCGTCAGGACCCCGATACGATCGCGGGCATGCTCGTCGCCCTCCGCGCCACCCACGAGCGCCTCGACCTCGGGGTGCTCGATGCGCTCACCCGGAACGTCGACGAGCTGGATGCCACCATCGCCGCCGTCGAGGCCGAACGCGCCGGGGCCGAGGGGACCGAGCCCGTGCTCGACGGCTGGGTCGTGGTCGCCACCTGCAACCGCCTCGAGGTGTACCTCGACACCCGCCGCTTCCATGACGGCATCGATGTGGTGGTCGAGGCGGTGCACCGCACCAGCGGCCTGGACCGCGAGATGGTGCCGATGTGCTTCGAGACCGCCGTCGACGCCCCCGTCAGCCAGCACCTGTATGAGGTGACCGCCGGTCTGCGGTCCATCGTGCTGGGGGAGGCGGAGATCGCCGGTCAGGTTCGCGGCGCCTTCGACCGGGCGCAGTCGGCCGGTCGCACCACGAGCATGTTGCACGACCTGTTCCAGGTGGGGTTCCGGCATGCGAAGCGCGTGGCCCGCGAGGCCCCCGTCGGTGCCGCGGGCCGCTCCGGGGTGTCGGTGGCCCTGGACCGCGCCGAGACCGCCCTGGCCGCCTCGGGCCGGTCCCTGGTCGGCGCCCGCGTGCTGATCATCGGCACCGGCGCCTATGCCCGCCTGGGCATCGCCGAGCTGCATCGTCGCGGCGCCGGCATGGTGCAGGTGTTCTCCGGCAGCGGCCGGGCCGATGGTTTCGCCGAGCGGCATGACGCGCTGGCCGCCGACGATCTGCAGGTGGCGGCGCAGGCCGATCTGATCCTCGCGGCCTCCGGCCGCGGCGCCGTGCTGCGGCCGCAGCACCTCGCTGACCGCCCCGTGGTGGTGCTGGACCTGGCCCTGCACTCCGATCTCGACCCGGCGGTGCGGGAGCTGCCGCAGGTGCGGGTGATCGGCCTGGAGGATCTCGCCGTCGGCACCGATGCGGTGGCCGCCCCGGCCCTCGCCACGGCGCAGAGCATCATCGCCGAGGGGGTGGACGCCTTCGGGGCCCTCCGCCGCGCCCGTCAGGTGGATCCGGCGGTCACCGCGCTGCGGGAGGCCGTCGAGGAGGCCCTCGATGCCGAGTCCAGCCGGTTGCGGCAGACGCTCTCCGATGAGGCCGCCGACGAGGTGGAGCGCAGCGTCCGACGGGTGATGGCGCGGGTGATGCACGCCCCCACCGCCCGGGCCCGGGAACTCGCCCACAACGGCCATGCCGACGAGTACGTGCGGGCGTTCCACACCGTCTTCGGGGTGGATCTCGGCTCGGTGCACGAGGAGAACGTCTCCCACGAGTGGATGCGGCTGGACCGCACCGT encodes:
- a CDS encoding ferrochelatase, translated to MSDLPAPLAVPKDSETHCRRGTPRDYDAVLLASFGGPEGQDDVIPFLRNVTRGRGIPDERLEEVAGHYRALGGVSPITAQNRALIAALEAELASRGLDLPVYFGNRNWAPFVTDTVRQMHADGKRAVLGLVTSAYSSYSSCRQYREDFGMALEETGLDLAIDKVRVYFNHPGFLDPVVDGTRAAVQDLRAEGHERLHVLFSTHSIPTAMAEASGPAETRRAGSGGWYVEQHLAACRYVAEQIGEDMPPWQLVYQSRSGAPHVPWTEPDVNDVIEQLAGDGTADAVVVVPIGFVTDHVEVVWDLDTEAKETAAEQGIGFRRVPTSGSDPRFVAALADLIQERLDPSFPRRAVTDFGMTPDVCGPECCVGRMARPTTSAVDSPR
- the hemQ gene encoding hydrogen peroxide-dependent heme synthase, with the protein product MSEIIRYTSYTVFRRISGLGDDGDVTAEQVSAALADTVSLMEAEGAEVLGFYDASAFRAEDDLMLWLVAEKPEALQGALREFENSLPGTWLTREWAAAGVHRQAEFTASHIPSFMDTKRTRERWITVYPFVRSYEWYLLPEEERREMLREHGMLGRDYPQVNANTVAAFALGDYEWLLSFEAEELHDLVDMMRHLRYSQARRHVRDELPFHVGRRLDTLDDVAALLV
- a CDS encoding protoporphyrinogen/coproporphyrinogen oxidase, coding for MRVVVVGGGITGLLAARQHAAAGHEVVVLEAEDAPGGAVAAVELGGLPVNAGAEAFSVAGGAVERLATELRLPTAAPRSGLSSRLVSADGVHVAPGGGVLGIPGDLSDPAVRAVLGRRGTWRARLDAVLPARIGDRPGVTVQQLVRRRMGRAVADRLVAPLVGGVHSADPATLDLEAVAPALLPALREHGSLAAAVRALRTGGRSGRPGEASAGTAVRAITPTMAELPAALSRDLDVRTGRRVTAVQRGADGDWAVAAEDGETHRADHLVLALSPAASRVLLAQAAPRLAAAIPETPAAPVRLVALLLDAPALDDFPSGTGALVAPHTPGIRAKALTHASAKWEHVQQAAQRAVGPHGHVVRLSYGRPGEELPAEDGLVDLALADASAILQVPLTRAQLRDARIITWPEAMRPPRRGHRQSLTDLDAALEDEPRLELVGSWRAGPGLAAIVTAAQRRGTPTPHTLPTRKDTPDE
- the hemE gene encoding uroporphyrinogen decarboxylase, which produces MERNGTSEALFGDAASASATGVDPAADPLVERLLGHAVDAPPSVWFMRQAGRSLPEYRKVREGIGMLDSCVRPDLVAEITVQPVRRHRVDAGIFFSDIVVPVMLAGLQVEIQPGRGPVFAHPVRTEADIDALPVLGEDFEAALEPIREAVRRSIAELGTTPLIGFAGAPFTVASYMVEGGPSRDHLRTRALMRSRPDLWDRLASWVAEVSGRFLHAQVLSGARAVQLFDSWVGSLSSATYRTHVQQHSAATLAHVADLPVPRIHFGVGAGHLLEDMHAAGATAMGVDHRLPLDEAVRRLPAGTAVQGNIDPAVLFTDEATRRAEVQDVLRRGRGAAGHVVNLGHGVPPETDPQVLTDLVAMIHEGVTEEGTRP
- a CDS encoding glutamyl-tRNA reductase, translated to MLVALRATHERLDLGVLDALTRNVDELDATIAAVEAERAGAEGTEPVLDGWVVVATCNRLEVYLDTRRFHDGIDVVVEAVHRTSGLDREMVPMCFETAVDAPVSQHLYEVTAGLRSIVLGEAEIAGQVRGAFDRAQSAGRTTSMLHDLFQVGFRHAKRVAREAPVGAAGRSGVSVALDRAETALAASGRSLVGARVLIIGTGAYARLGIAELHRRGAGMVQVFSGSGRADGFAERHDALAADDLQVAAQADLILAASGRGAVLRPQHLADRPVVVLDLALHSDLDPAVRELPQVRVIGLEDLAVGTDAVAAPALATAQSIIAEGVDAFGALRRARQVDPAVTALREAVEEALDAESSRLRQTLSDEAADEVERSVRRVMARVMHAPTARARELAHNGHADEYVRAFHTVFGVDLGSVHEENVSHEWMRLDRTVPPRLTEETRTPDPQETA